TGCATGCGTTGCTTTCACCTCATGAAGAAAATCTGTCAAATGTGCGCTCAGGTCCTTGTTCGCCTCCTCTCGCCAGTGTGATCGTTGCTGCAGCCAAGGGCGACGACGCTCAAAACTCTCTTTCTTCGGATATAACTGCTCCTTAACGTACTTCTCTAACGACTTACTTTTCTTCTCCCTTCACTTGCTGCTTTCACCTTTTTCTCGTCCTTGCCCGTCCTTCTTCATATTTGTCTCCTTCACTTGTCCGCCATATTTCTCCTTCTTCGCGCGCTTTCTATTGAACGCGTCATCCTCCTCGTCTAAAATGTAGGTGTTTGCTCGCGCACGAATCTCCGCCATGGAATGAGCTGGTTTCCTACTTAGCTTGTTGTTCAGCATTCCAGGTAACAGTCCGTTCTTGAAGGCTCTCGCATAAGCGTGCGACTCTAATTCCTCGATCTTGACAGACGCTGCGTTGTACCTTGCCACATACTGCTTTATAGTCTCTCCTTCCATCTGGCGAACGTTGTACAGGTCATCAATCGTGATCTGCTTGAGCTTGCTCGCGGAAAACTGAACAAGAAATTTTGAGGAGAATTCACGGAAGTTTGTGATAAATCCACGAGGCAGAGTAATGAACCATTccattgttgttcctttgaaCGTTGACGGAAACATCCGGCACTTCACTGCGTCCGAAGCCGCACTGATCACCATCTTCATGTTGAAACATAGGAGGTGATCCTTCGGATCCGTCTTTCCGCTGTAGGATTCCAAGACGAGATTCTTCATGTTGTCCGGAATTGTAACTTCTCTCACCACTGCCGAGAAAGGCTCAAACTCCGCTACAGCCTCCGCCTCTCGCACTCCCTCGTCCTGCTGCTCATGGCGGAGGTAGTCAAGCTGCTCTTGCAAATAGTCATTCCGCTGTCGAATTTTGTCGACGTTGCAGATCAAACGCCGCCAATCTCTATGAGTAACCGGCCTCTGAGGCTGCGGGGATCCATTTTCCGTAAGGATCGGGGAATTCTCCGAAGATCCTTGCTGTGAAGGTGAGGATGGCGGAGTAGGCAGCGGAggcgttggagaaggaggaTGAGGAGAAGGCGATGGAGGTGGACGAGGAGTCAGTTACTCAGACTGCTCATGACGCACCTCCTCGCGACGCGGTCTTCCCCTCACTCGACGCGGTGGTGAACCGCGTCCCTGCTCCTGCGTCTCGCTGCGTCGTTGACGAAGAGTTTCCATCAAAAATCAACCGTAAACGGTGAaatcaaaccgaaaaccacTAGAAATTGAAGAATTCAACAGAATTTCAAACTTCTCTCGATCGTAAagcaatccacgtagtctgggaatcgaaattcaccggtccccacagacggcgccaaatgttccagctaagaacatagagatagggTGCAGTACCTATAGTGAAGGGATTGCCAtgagagagaatctagagagatgAATGTGTAACTgcctagagagagaaaataaccgcttagagagagagagtgagtgagtaactgaatttagagtttgttattgagaaatgagctaagagttTCTTACATGTGGTAACCGCTCCATATTTATAGGCTATAGGCTGGGTCTCGTAAGCTAACTATCCCTATTGGGTCGGTTGGGCCTCGCGAGGGAAGCCCAATTCTAGCCTTGCGTGACCGCCACGAGGCGGGTAGCCCTGGGCGAGGCCCCCTGGGGAGCTCGCCAAGTCCAGATAATATAACATGATGTAAGAGATATCATACCATTTTAAAATGACCAAAAGtagataaaaaaacatattgtaaagaaaattataaaataatattgtaATCAATAATTAAGAAGATTAATGTATTTATCTTTGCAAAATAATAAATGACAATAAGTAAACAAAATgtcattaataatatttatttttcatgtttctcttatttgaaatattttattgaaaatGTATCGTTTAAATAATGAATGACAAAGTAATAGTGcaaaataagaaattaaaaataagagatATCATAACTTATTTTAAATGACCAACAAATCATAATGCAAAATATTCAATAATATGGTGTTTGTTACTACCATATTGATTGATTCATAATTTTTGATAGTTTGttatatattgaaaaatatataataataataataataatatatgagCACAAATTGATTGGTTATTGTAATAGGaaattaaaaattcaataaattaaTGATAAgaccaaaactgaaaaaaatttacTTTTGATCCAAATGGAAAGTTAAAAATACCTAATAAGATAATGAAATTTGAGTGAAAAATACATGTATTAAATTTTCAAGAGTGAAATACATCTAatgattaaatttttatcaaataCATACTCACAAAACGATAAAGAAAAACtcacataaaaaaaatcaaataattcaCCCATTAAAAATAACGAAGTCAAGTAGTTAATTTcacataaaaatttgaaaaaatcaaataataagtACCTAATGTTTccctttttgaaaaaaataacaagaaaataaaataataaaagacaAAATGATAATGAAAAATGATAAATGAAAACTAAGATATATTATACTATTTTAAAATCGCTGAAATTTGAAATAACACAAATGTAAAAATATCAATAGCATAATGACCTAatcaataattaataaaaataatgtatttaacttttcaaaataataattgtaaaaaataaaataaaataaaaataaaaaaatatttattttcaacttTTCTCTTACTAGAAAAAGAAGTGAGAAAATATaacttttaaataataaatgacaaagtaataatataaaataacaaataaaactaAGAGATATCATACCTTTTTTAAATGACCCACAACTCATACTTTGAAATATTCAATAATAAGATAACGTAACCTACTCAATAATAATTAAGAAGATTAATGCCTTTATCTAAATAACAAAacttgaaataaaatatttatttttcttgtttctcttatcaaaatcaaaataagagTGGAAATGTACCTTTTAAATTTGCATAAGAAATGCCCCAAGAAATTCAAAGATTAGAAAGACATTAAATTTGCATAATAAATTCCCAAATAAATATAGGTCGTCCTTTCTTTTATAAATATGGTATTGGcgattaaaatatttattaattcatAATTTGAGAAAGTTTGTTATATATTGTAGAAATGGATAATAATGTATGATGCATAAATTTGTTGATTACCACCGGCAGGGTTTGACTAGGCGAGACCCCTgaggccctcgcccagggaGGCTTGCCTCAGAGCGACACAAGAGCCAGGGAATTGGGCCTCCCCtcgagaggcccaaccggcccactgAAGACAGTAAAGGGCGCCAGGCCcaacccctagcctataaacagggggcggttaccaaatgtaaaggactcttagctcattttaCTAAATAACAAACTTAAAATTCAGTTACACTCCCTCTCTAAGCGattacacgctctctctctctagattcccTCATTGCAATCCTTTCACTCGaggtactataccttctttctatgtTATTGGCTGGAACATTGCGAGACCCCTGGAGCTCTCGCCCAAGGAGGCTTGCCTCAAGGCGACACAAGAGCCAGGGAATTGGGCCTCCCCCCGAGAGGCCCAACAGGCCCACTGAAGGCAGTAAGGGGCGCCAGGCCCAACTCCTAGCCTATAAAAAGAGGCGGTTACTaaatgtaaaggactcttagctcattttaCTAAATAACAAACTTAAAATTCAGTTACACTCCCTCTTtaagcggttacacgctctctctctctctctagattcccTCATTGCAatcctttcactctaggtactataccttctttctatgttcttggctgaaacatttggcgccgtgtgtggggatcggtagatttcgattcccggactacgtggattgtgattttggTTCAGAGAAGTTTGAAATCTTGTGCGATTTTCTCTGATTTTCGTGTTTTTGGTTGAATTTCTGGTTCGCGTTTGAAATCTGATGGAGACTTGCCGTTGTCGACGCAGCGAAACGCTAGAGCAGAGGCGCGGTTTACCACCACGACGTGTGAGGGGAAGGCCGCGCCAAGAGGAGGTTCGTCGCGAGCAACTTGAGCAACCGACTTCTCCTCCACCTCCACtgcctcctccttctccaatgCCTTTGTTACCTTCTCCACCGTCCTCACCTTCACAGCAAGGATCTCCGACACGCTCCCCGGAGGTCTCAGGAGGTGGATTGTCGTTGCCTCAAGCTCCGATCACTCACAGAGATGGGAGACGCTTGATCCGCAACGTTGACAACATATGGCAGCGGAATGATAACTTGCAAGAGTAGTTAGATTACTATCGCCTTGAGCAGCAAGATGAAGGAGAGCGGGAAGCAGAGGCTGTGGCGGAGTTTGAGCCATTCTTGGCGGCGTTAAGGGAGGTAGCCATACCTGACAACATGAAGAATCTTGTTCTAGAGACGTATAGTGGAAATACTGATTCGAAGGATCATCAGCTTTATTCCAACACAAAAATGGTGATAAGTGCAGCTtctgatgcggtgaagtgcaggatgttcccgTCAACATTCACAGGCACAGCGATGGCTTGGTTCACGACTCTGCCTCGTGGATCCTTTATGAACTTTCGTGATTTCTCGTCGAAATTCCTCGTTCAGTTCCTTGCAAGCAAGATCAGGCTGGTCACAATTGATGATCTGTACAACGTTCGCCAATCAGAAGGTGAAACTCTGAAGCAGTATGTAAGGCGGTACAGTGCGACGTCTGTTAAGATTGAGGAGTCGGAACCGCAAGCCTGCGCGCGcgcattcaaaaatggcctacAACCGGGAAAGCTGAACAACAAGCTAAGTCGGAAGCCAGCTCGCTCGATGGCGGAAGTACGAGCTCGGGCGAACACTTAGATCCTGGATGAAGAGGACGACGCATTCAAAAGGAGGCGCGCAAAGGCAGAGAAAGATGGCAGTCAAAAGGACATATCGCCGGTAAACAGGCAGGGTAGGGAGAAGGGGGAAAGCAGCAAGCGAAGGGATAATAAACCAAAGTCGTCAGACAAGTTTGTGAAGGAACAACTCTATCCAAAGAAGGAAAGCTTCGAACGCCGGCGCCCGTGGTCCCAGGCTGACTATTGCCGGCGAGAAGGATCAGGCAAAAGTCTGAGCATGCATTTGACAGAACTACTCCGGGAAGTAAAGGCAACGCATGTGGTCGTGGAAAGCGAAAGGGACGTTAATCCGCCACGAGTGGCGGTGGACAAAaccaagtggtgcgagtatcatcgCTCGACAGGCCATGACAC
This is a stretch of genomic DNA from Lotus japonicus ecotype B-129 chromosome 1, LjGifu_v1.2. It encodes these proteins:
- the LOC130736846 gene encoding uncharacterized protein LOC130736846, translating into MKNLVLESYSGKTDPKDHLLCFNMKMVISAASDAVKCRMFPSTFKGTTMEWFITLPRGFITNFREFSSKFLVQFSASKLKQITIDDLYNVRQMEGETIKQYVARYNAASVKIEELESHAYARAFKNGLLPGMLNNKLSRKPAHSMAEIRARANTYILDEEDDAFNRKRAKKEKYGGQVKETNMKKDGQGREKGESSK